TTTTGGAAAGTGTAAGTTTGGAGAAGGCAATGAATGAAACACTCTTCAAAGAAATCCATCATGTCATAATCATGTTCACAGACGGTACTGATCCTGTCTTTGTACTCAACACATTTTTTGGCTTGAAGCTACTGtcaaaaaagaaatatttagtTACAGTAGCATCTATGTCTCTGTCTGCAGGCATTGCCAACATGGGAGGGAACCCTGCATCCAAGGTTAATgcaattaaacaagctgtgtacgatgaagatgaagtgaACCGGGAAGAACATCTTGGTGAGAAAAGTAGAATTAAAATACAAGAATACATACATGATAGTAAATTTCAATGCTTGTGTTTCTGTTAAAAAAGGTTTAGGGCGTAAAAATGGGCTATATGATGATAAAGTCTGTCATTATTAGAGAAAGGAACAtctattttaaattaatttataaaaGACAGTATAAAGAACTGTGATTTTAGCGTGTACCCAGCAATCCTTCTACTGAAGTAGATGTGCTTATGTTTCAGCATACTGCTAAAAACAAAGACTGAGACTTTTGGCACTACATTTAAAGCCATACTTTGCCCTGCTATCACTTTATACTACTAAAAGAAGGTCTATCAACAATTATCAGCTTATGATGATGTGAGTGAAGGCTATAAGAGAAAGGGGagttttgggctggagttcgggTGGGTGTTGCTTTGTGGAAGCCAGGCCCTCTCTGATAATTTAATAATTCCCaataagaaaaacacaaaatgtgTCACTTGGCCAAGAGTGCCCAATATTTGGGATAAGAaaaacatgcctgaagctcttTCTCTCCCAATCTAATGTCATATAAATTCCCATCTCTACCTTCTATGTCCCTTAATATTAATAGATTGTTACAGTCCTTTTATTTTCAGGCCATTGTTAAGCAATTGCAATTTATATGGATGTAGGTTACAAATCTGCATATGGTCATTTTGCAGATCTGTATGTGTTTGGAATGGGTGATGATGTGCAGAAGGAGGATATTAATGACTGGGTGACAAAAAGACCAAACACAAAGCATTTCTTCTTACTCAAGGACCTGGAAAGTGTGAAAGAATACTTCAATGAAATGATGAgtacttttgtacttttttccttctttttaaaTTAGTCTCTGTGTTAATTATGTTGTTCCAGAAACATCATAGCTTTTCAAATGACAAGCATAGGATTTATTCTATACCATAATTCAAATAATTCCACTGTTTTAACTGCAGTTTCATTTTTACTTCACATGATGGGGCTGAGCAACAACTATGATTGGCCCAGAAGCTTTTCTGTCATTATTTCCAAACGATCCATTGTTTTGTTGAGGAAATGTCTACTGCTGTAACTGCTGTCTGGGCCTGTTTCATAGCATGTGTTTCCTCCACACATAGATGAAAGCGTTAGTGTGGATCTGTGTGGACTCTACAGAGATAAAAAGGAACAAATGGAGCGGGAGGGATACCCCTGGCTGATAAAGTTTTCTGTAACTGTGAGCATTCCCTCATTGTTGATGTAGTCTATTTTGTGTGTGCAGTTAAGATCACATGGAATTTCTTCCATGTTCttccattaaaacattaaatggattaaataaaacatatttgaaCAGTGAGGAATAGACTAGTAATAACTACAAATGCTAATAGAAGCAATttccccttttctttttttctgctttgcACAGCGTGAAGGTGGCAAAGTTACAAACGGCTTAGGATCACTAGTCACTCCATCATTTATTCTAACTTATCTTACTGTAATCTTACTGTAATCTTTTGAAGATTTTGAGAGAAAGGAAGTTAAcagtcctggatttttttttcttttaattgaacATTTGTCATTGTAACTTTATGTGGCAGAATTTCCCCTATATGATCACTTATATGTAGAGGTCTCAAGGTTTCTTGAGACACAGTTTCTTGATCAAATTATTGGAAAAGCTGAAACACTGTCTGAACAGGACTGATACGGACTCAAGTCGCTGACTATTCAGGCTTGCGACTTAACTTAAgactttcccttttttttctgctttgcaCAGCGTGAAGATGGCAAAGTTACAAACTGCTTAGGATCACTAGTCACTCCGTCATTTATTCTAACTGCGGCTCACTGCTTCAGATTTGAAGATGTTCCTGAGAAAATCCATTTTGAGATacccaaaagtactgtatgCATTTAGAACACAAACAGTCCTTTTCATTGAAAAATGAAtacaataaaactaaaatagTTAACCTCTAGTAATTTCCTTTTTTAGATGTAAACCTAGCAGCAAAAGATTTCATGCTTCATCCTGAATACAAACCCAGAGGAAAAGTGTCTGAGGGAATATCAGAGTACTATGAATATGATGTGGCTCTTATTGAACTGAAAGCACCAATAGAAACTGATAACACTGTCAGGTAAGTGGTCTACGTGAATCCAACTGCTTAGGCTGGATGTCTCTTGACCTCAGTGAGATTCcgataaaataaaatagctgGATTTGAATTGTAAGTTTCACAACATTCAGTTCTTatcaccactgtaaaaaaatcAGAGGCAGCTAGTTTCTCTACAAGAAGCATGtcttgaaaaagaaaaaaaatccaagacCTTGAGTTTACAAAAATGATAGAATTCTTCTTATACAGTTCTCATAACTCTCTGTATGATTCCCTGTATGACTATTTCCATCTTAGACCCATTTGCATCCCCTGCACCAGGGAGACGAGTGAGGCATTAAGATTGTATGGCGGTGGTGTGACATGTCAAAACCACAGTAAGTTAAAAAAAGTTCATCTAAAGGCTACGTCAACAGACAGAAGATTTCAAACTTTGTGTGAGGACATACAGGACTCAGATGTAGTCTTAAGACACCAATTTCTTGGGAACTGTGCTCTTCCACATAATAAGTACATAATCTGCAATCTGTACATACATCTGTACATAATCTACAACTTGTTAATTCATATTTTGGGTCCACTTCTTCCTAACCCTGATTCTGTTGATTTAATGTTGGGCACTGTAGAATGTACAGATgtagtaatgtaatgtaatgtagtgtagtataAATATGCCAGTTTAAACAGATAATGTATACATTTCAATTTCAACATTTCAATAAActcacactatatatatatatataaaatgcagaataagatgcaaataaaaaaacatagtaTTGCTTAAATTCTCTTACAGAGGAGGAGTTGCTAAGTAATGAGCTCATAAACGCATTCTTCTTGTCAGCTGAGATAGAAGATAATGAATTTTCACAAAACAATGTCAAGATCAAACTGGGACACAAGGTAACGTTACTTATCTTACTGTAATCTTTTGAAGATTTTGAGACTGATCTTGTAAGAAagtcctggattttttttcttttaattgaacATTTGTCATTGTAACTTTATATGGTAAAATTCCCCCCTATGTGATCACCCCCTATGTAGAGGTTTCAAGGTTTCTTGAGACACAGGTTATATCAAATTATTGGAAAAGCTGAAACACTAAAAGTCTGAACAGAACTGACAGGGACTCAAGTCGCTGACTACTCAGGCTTGTGCTTAACTGACTCAACTCACGACTTAACTCAAGACATAAGACTCAAAATTATAGCCAGAGAATAAAAAACTTCTTATCTTTCAACTTTTAGTGCGTTTGCCTTTCAGGTTTGCTTACTTATGCAGTTGTAGGggaaagtgcattacagtagcTATTGTAGTGCCTTACTGTTATTCATGTGGCAACTGTAGTCCCTGCTACAGTGCAAAagctttttatgttattttatcgACACCCTCATATTTTCTTTACTTGAACAATCTGCAATAATATAAAGTTATTCACTCATTACTGTAATTAATTTCTAttccaaataattaaaaatgaatcatGTGCAATTTTATTTTCTTAGTACAAGTTCTAATAGGTTTCTTATGGACTTAATAAGTAGGCACTGTCTATTCACTAATATTAGCACTGTTATTTATTGAAATTAAAATGACATCTACctacattttaatgaaaaacttgTATCTTGGGCCATCTGTTGCTCTGGGATAAGTCTGACAAAACGCAACAACTTCTTAATCAGTCAGTAAGATACCACTGCATTGCGTTGTGGTATACTTTAGAAATTCTAGTGTACATTGCCTGTTTACCACGTATTGCGATGCATTATGGATGTTCGATAGTGAATTAATTTAGTGCGCTATTACTGTAATAGGAAGCAATTCTAAGCGCAGTGTCATTTGCAGAGCACCGAAAAATATGTGAGTACTAACAGTGTACCTCCTGGAGACTGTGCAGCCACTAAAtctaagtgagtgagtgagttagtgagtgagatACAAGCCAAGTAAATGAGATGCTTCGATGTCTACAAACTTCATTCTTGTTGACAGAACTGAAGCTCTAAATTCTATGAATATGGTGCCAAAATAAGGCCAACCAGTTGTATGTCATGTCGTGTGTATATCAAGTATGCTTACTTTGGCAATTCATCTCAGCTGGATTAGCATACTCACCATCCAAACTACAGAATAACCAGTGGTTTCTAGTTGTTCCACTGGCCTTTAGCTCTTTGGTCCTTCAGACTATTTCTATTTATGAAGGGCTTGTTATTTGAAGCTGTGTGGGATCTGACCAGTTTTAGTGAGGagttacatttataaaatgcaATTCCTGCAGCTAGTAACAAGTCTATAATCAATTTCCTCACATAAGACTCaagacacacacatttaaagatGCAAGACTTTGACTGGAACTTGTATCAAGCACCATGTGAATCTCTGATGTTCAGCACTTTGGTTTTCCATTCAAAAGAAGTATTTTCTTAAGAAATGTTCAGTGGTACTGATCCATAGATAGATTTAATTAGTATTACACAACAATCACTCCATGATGTTCTTCTACATGTATGTAAAGTACACCCTGTGCTTTTTCCCTTTCCTTAGAGGGATGCATGCATTGAAGATGCCAAAAAGGCTTTAAATTTATCTAATGAAAAAGCAAGGCTACTTATTACAGACCATTTCCTGTGCACAGGAGGAGAGGGCTATAATCAAGTAGATAAGGTTTCATGCAAAGGTAAGTTATCATCAACAGTGATCATCAACTTCCTGAACAcagattaaattaaatgtacagtagcCTTGGAATGTGTTAGTGGTCTTTATTTTACTATGAAgtaatttaaaaatacatggCCAGATTATTCTACAATCTGTATTCTTCTAACATTTTTaggcatttttaaaagaatttggGCCTCCCAAAGTCTAACAATATACAACAGCTGTCTGTAAATGGCTCATTTAGTCAAATTAAATTTAAGTGAACCTTTAAAATCACTGGATGCTTCAAATTAGAACATAATTGTCCATAACTTTTTCCCTCAAATGTCATGTGGCACTAAGAAAACAAAGGATTTGTATTCTGTCACATAGGTACCTATAGGTAGGTCACAgacaactaaactaaactaaataaccTTAAAGTGCAATACGTTTCTATGAAGAACTTAAAAGTACAATActttatttatgtttgtttgtataGGCTGATATTGCCTGGGTTATATAATCGATCATTGATCCTGTATGCAAATGTATCTCAATATAAACGTAGTAATAAAGTCTTACATATAATTGTCATTGTCATACAAAACCCCTGTATTTCAAtattttgtaagtcgctctggagaagagcgtctgctaaatgccgtaaatgtaaatgtaaatgtaatattttgttctttacactgtacattttaatgatgaggaccaatagaaatgctcaaaattacTGAAACTATTGAACTGAAAGTTCAACAGACTTTTTTCTCCTGCAAAGTTGCTATTTTgcagacacaaggtttttgtgtgacagcaacaaggAACAAAAAATATCGTTTAATAAGCCCTATTTGTCATTGACACAAATGAGAAGATTCTGTTGAGGCTGTGGCAAAAACATTGTCCCTAAATGGATTTTTGATGTTATCCACATTGGCGTATGTGCATAATTGAATATTTGGCATATTTCAACAGGTGATTCTGGTGGTGCCACATTTGTGCAGCAAGCGTATCGGGCAATCCAGGTCAGAGTACAAATCATCGTATTTCTATGTTTGAGTAATCCAGGTTTTCACACATCAATGAAATAAGAAATATAATAAGATTTCCTGAACAATAAAAGAAACTGCATGGCATTTCCAAAAACATCCAACATACCTCTATACTGTAAGTCTGTAAATCAGCAATGAATAATAGTAGTAGACTGAACTAATTGAATTGCTTAATACACTGTTTATAAAAACCTTCCACTGCTTGTTCATCAAACAGATAAATTTGAAAATATGAGGTTAAGTGGTTAATCATGATAGATATATCACAAAGCTTATCTAATAATAGCAGCAAGCTCATGCTTTGAAACACAGAGGAGTTTAATGATAATGTGTTTATGTATCTTTAATAGGTTGGAGTTGTCAGCTGGGGGCTGAAAGATCTGTGCACAGACAGCCACAACAGGGAGGAGCTTGAAACAGCCAGAGATTTTCACATAGACCTCTTCAATCCAGAGGTACAGAATTTCCTTAAAATATACCTGGGCGATGAGCAAAGAGGTTTTCCTCTACATTTTTTGTGAAAAAAGCTGCAGCATATTTTTGCTTGTACACACCTGACGCAATAAAGCATTTTGAATGTAGATTAGCACTAAGTGTTAGATTCATTTGGATCATTTATCAATCTTACTTTTTTCCCAAATTAACTAATTTAGAAGGAGGAGTGCTGCTAAAATACCATGTTTTGTTAATTCCTAATAAATAGTTATAAGGTATAACCTAATTTAGGTCATTATCAAAcgcttatttatttgtattacacCATAACCATTAGCAAATCAAA
This sequence is a window from Salminus brasiliensis chromosome 18, fSalBra1.hap2, whole genome shotgun sequence. Protein-coding genes within it:
- the LOC140539059 gene encoding complement factor B-like, whose amino-acid sequence is MESVLCWNLIISVIIGTCSLVNGAPSELQCLDTDLNITGGTFTLSNNYNDGSILRYHCPVGYYPYPLKMRKCSRGSWKPAPTRKHPQCKKITCPNPNVLTNGVVNPYQVLYHVNDMITYRCYTDYTLRGSSTRVCQLNGKWSGSTPICSIDSDHCPDPGTPPGAGRTGHIFNIDDKVTYRCDNKLKLLGSKVRVCQDDGQWSGQEPECYADFTYDTPAEVAQTFGGTLKTILTTHEDQVQPGKKISLDQNKKLNIYIALDASGSIDEDDFEKAKETIIKLLDKISYYEVSPNYEILAFATDVTRIVSIADYKREDRVKLHETVSLLEAFKYDDRGKKSGTNIANAFLEILESVSLEKAMNETLFKEIHHVIIMFTDGIANMGGNPASKVNAIKQAVYDEDEVNREEHLDLYVFGMGDDVQKEDINDWVTKRPNTKHFFLLKDLESVKEYFNEMMNESVSVDLCGLYRDKKEQMEREGYPWLIKFSVTREDGKVTNCLGSLVTPSFILTAAHCFRFEDVPEKIHFEIPKNVNLAAKDFMLHPEYKPRGKVSEGISEYYEYDVALIELKAPIETDNTVRPICIPCTRETSEALRLYGGGVTCQNHKEELLSNELINAFFLSAEIEDNEFSQNNVKIKLGHKRDACIEDAKKALNLSNEKARLLITDHFLCTGGEGYNQVDKVSCKGDSGGATFVQQAYRAIQVGVVSWGLKDLCTDSHNREELETARDFHIDLFNPEVQNFLKIYLGDEQRGFPLHFL